The genomic window AGAACAAGATGTATTGCAGCTAGGTTTTGGAATAGTTGAGGATAATAAAGCTTCCCAATCTGCACAAATACATGAGTATCATAGTGAGTATGAAGCTTCAGATGCTAAAGACTTAACTCCAGATAGTAGTGAGGATGATCAATTTGAATCTAGGAGTAAGAGGAGGGTAAGGCACACTTGCTACACTTCAAGGTGTGACAGTAGGGATGTAAAGTTTCAACTAGGAATAAAGTTTGTGAGCTCTAAAGAATTTAAGAAAGCTGTTCAGAGATATGCTATAGCAAAAGGATACAATATTAGATGGAAAAGAAGTGGATAGTAAAAGATGGAGGCTAGATGTGTGGACAAGTATCCTTAGAAGATATATGCAAGTTAGATGCAAGTTGAGAAGATATTTGTTGTAAAAACTTTGCATAATAAACATAAATATTACAAGAGTTTGAGGAATAAATAAGCTAATACTGAATAGCTTGCCAAAGAATATGTTGACAAGTTTAGGGTTAATCTTAATTGGAGTGTGAAAGAAATGGAAGCGgatgtaaaagaaaaatatgccttGATTGTACTAGAATACAGTGTTATAGAGCTAAGTAGAGGGCATTGACAATGATTACAGATTCTCTAGAGGACAATTACAACAAGTTGTGGATCTATTGTTGCTGAGTTGAGAAGGACAAATAGGAATGAAATTTTTAACATTGAAGTTGATAGGCCAACTACTGGGGAGAAGTCTTATTTTCATAAGTTTTATGTGGGTTTGATACCCTGAAGAGAGGTTAGCTTGTAGGGTGCAAACCAATCATAGGATTAGATGGTTATTTCTTAAAGACATTTCTAGAAGGCCAAGCTTTTTGTGCTGTAGGAAGAGATTGGAACAACTAAATATTCCCAATAGCTTGGGCAGTTGTTGAGGATGAGTGTGAGAGTACTTGGACTTGATTCCTAGAACTACTGCTTGAAGATTTTAGAAGTCATGATGGCTATGGCTACATAATAATTAGTGACCAGTAGAAGGTACTTATCTTAgtacttattttttaattatttttttaatgttgtgTTACTAACTTACCATGTAATGTTTGTTTACCATAGGGCCTTTTTAATGCAGTTAGAAAGTTAATTCCACATGTAGAGCATAAAAATTGTGCCAGGCATATATATGCCAATTGGAAGAAAGCTAATCCTAGTCATgcactttaaaaataattttggatatCCATACGGGCAACAAATTAGGCAGATTTTAATGATGCTATAAAGGAGATGCAAGAAATATCAGGCAGAGCTATTGAAGACTTCATGAACCAAGATCCACCCCATTTTTGTAAGGCATTCATCAATACTTTTTCAAGATGTGACATAGTTGATAATAACCTATTAGAGACTTTTAATGGTTACATTGTTCAAGTAAGGCATAAACATATAATAGATATGTTGAAAGACATAAGAGTTGTATTGATGGAGAGGATGTTTGCTAAGAAACAGATGATGGTAAACTCAGATGACAACATATGTCCAAGAATAAAAAAGAAGTTGGAAAAAGCTAAATTGAGGTCCATGGTCTGCACTCCAAGGCCTAATAGAGAgttaaaatttgaagttagagtTGTAGATAATAGGTATATTGTGGATCTCAATAAGAAGTCTTGCACATGCAGACAGTGGGATGTAAGTGGCATACCTTGTATTTATGCAATCTCATGCATCAATTGGATGAAACAAGATATAGATACTTATGTTGATGACTATTATAAGAAGAAAACATACTTGATGGCTTATCAGTATGCACTACAGCCATTGAACGGCCAGCAAATGTGGCCCCAAGAGAATATCGAGATTATCTTGCCCCCTACCATTAAGAAGATGCCTGGGAGGCCTAAGAAGAGCAAAAGAAAGGATAAGGATGAAATTGCCAATAGTAGCAATAAGCTAGCTAGGATTGGATTGAAAATGCAATACAAAGCCTACGGCCAATATGGCCATAACAAGAGAACATACAAGCACAAGAACTAGTTTGAAGGATCTAGACATCCAAAGCtcctattatatataaaatatgtacaAATCTAGAATGCCTTATAATCCTACATTACTCATAATGACTGTGCCAACTTCTTGCAAATTAGGAGAAGAGGGAGACTACGAAAGAATCAAGATACAGGAGCCACTTCTCAAATACCAATGCATGCAAGGAGGCCAAACATCTTACGAAGAAAAGGAGGGCAAAATTCAATTGCAACAGATAGATGAAGGGTAACATTGTTTGCAGTTTAGTCTGGCATAAATGTTGCttctttttaatttgaattctatGCACTGTaatgttaaaaatttattttttcatcatcacagtgttgaaaaatataggtgattttatgtatgtatttaaaaaaattttgaaataaatcacagtgaaaagcaactagattaatcatattaatctaatatgcatacaattaaattaataaatcaatctactttaggatctatgacatgatatattgtatataaaatttgaaaaaaatcaaaagataaaATCTGTATGTATACATGTgagcaatagatcaaatctacatctatctgagtttagaactcgatatttGAGCATGGATCGACGATCACCGCTATTGAAAGATATGATAAAGAGAATCTTTGCTGATTGCTCGCAGTCGTATATATGTCCAATCTCTATAAAAGATCCACTCGAAGTTTCGATCTGATTAATCCTCTTAGGAGTGCTAGTTCGCACAAAGACCATCTTGTTGGTTGatctggattctttcttcaaatctctcgaatctttttagaggttgaagatgaacatctgaaggagaagaggatatagaagaagaatggagagaaaataatttttcttcttgtttttctctctttccaaatcctTAAGATCAAACCCTAGATATCTAGATTTTGCGCTCACCGAAAgaggagaggaccctcctcttctTTCATAccatgaacccatgccccaaGGCCTCTTTCCGTGAagacctctttctcttctctcttacacacacaaagaAATAAAACCCCTTTTATTTTAGCATGTAAGGAGGTTAGAGtaaagagtccaacaatgtttggattCTTGCATATGTTGTCCT from Elaeis guineensis isolate ETL-2024a chromosome 4, EG11, whole genome shotgun sequence includes these protein-coding regions:
- the LOC140857295 gene encoding uncharacterized protein; amino-acid sequence: MQEISGRAIEDFMNQDPPHFCKAFINTFSRCDIVDNNLLETFNGYIVQVRHKHIIDMLKDIRVVLMERMFAKKQMMVNSDDNICPRIKKKLEKAKLRSMVCTPRPNRELKFEVRVVDNRYIVDLNKKSCTCRQWDVSGIPCIYAISCINWMKQDIDTYVDDYYKKKTYLMAYQYALQPLNGQQMWPQENIEIILPPTIKKMPGRPKKSKRKDKDEIANSSNKLARIGLKMQYKAYGQYGHNKRTYKHKN